Proteins from one Cryptomeria japonica chromosome 4, Sugi_1.0, whole genome shotgun sequence genomic window:
- the LOC131076248 gene encoding cytochrome P450 750A1-like, translating to MSAPLDSISITRDGAYAPAIATMCSLVIFLWVLHRFSVQTKNTLGLRLPPGPFAWPIIGNLNQLRKLPYRDLHELGKKYGPIMKLKLGFFLTVVVSSSAMAKEFLKTHDLVFASRPLCAAGKYLAYNYKDIALAPYGPYWRHMRKLCVAELLNAKRIESFSCVREEEMLLTVRSVWEISRQGEKLVNLTNLFSSFAQEVMWRMLSGTKLSSRSESQMGANGEAIKKMASEVTATVGAVNIGDFIPYLDWMDLQGVKRRLKKVHNSIALVIKKIIEEHQQRRIKLHKDKEKGKEKVAAEGLIDVLLEMDSLDGRAITRENIEAIVFDMFLGGVETTSTTLEWAMSEILRNPSVAKKMQEEIESVVSRERDVSERDIGSMEYVQCVVKETLRLYPALPLLLPHESTQDCAVGGYFIPQRTRLIVNAWDIGRDPSLWEDPLEFKPERFMGKNVDVVRDKEYFDMLPFGTGRRGCPGAAMADVTVNLVLAKLIHCFEWSVEGDLDMTEVFEASTPRSVHLLARPSLRLSTCP from the exons ATGTCTGCACCTTTGGACTCAATAAGTATAACAAGGGATGGTGCTTATGCTCCAGCAATAGCTACAATGTGTTCACTGGTAATTTTCTTGTGGGTTTTGCATAGATTTAGCGTGCAAACGAAGAATACATTGGGATTGAGATTGCCCCCGGGACCGTTTGCATGGCCCATTATTGGAAATCTGAACCAACTAAGGAAGCTTCCTTATCGTGATCTTCATGAACTTGGTAAGAAATATGGGCCCATTATGAAGTTGAAATTGGGATTTTTTCTTACTGTTGTGGTTTCTTCTTCTGCCATGGCAAAAGAGTTCTTGAAAACCCACGATTTAGTCTTTGCAAGCCGACCTCTTTGTGCTGCGGGGAAATACCTTGCTTATAATTACAAGGATATTGCATTGGCTCCTTACGGGCCTTACTGGAGGCACATGAGGAAGCTGTGCGTGGCGGAATTGCTGAATGCTAAAAGGATCGAGTCTTTCAGTTGTGTACGAGAGGAAGAAATGCTTCTCACTGTTCGTTCAGTGTGGGAGATTTCTAGGCAGGGTGAGAAACTTGTAAATCTCACCAACTTGTTTTCATCGTTTGCGCAGGAAGTGATGTGGCGGATGCTTTCTGGTACTAAACTTTCTTCTCGGAGTGAATCTCAAATGGGTGCTAATGGCGAAGCGATAAAGAAGATGGCATCAGAGGTGACAGCTACGGTAGGAGCTGTCAATATCGGGGATTTCATTCCTTACTTAGACTGGATGGACTTGCAAGGCGTGAAACGGCGGCTGAAAAAGGTACACAATTCGATCGCCCTAgtgataaagaaaataatagaggaACACCAGCAGCGTAGGATAAAGTTGCACAAGGACAAGGAGAAGGGGAAGGAGAAGGTTGCAGCTGAAGGCCTCATTGACGTGCTCTTAGAAATGGACAGCCTCGATGGAAGGGCAATCACAAGGGAAAACATTGAAGCCATTGTTTTT GATATGTTCTTGGGTGGAGTTGAAACGACGTCTACTACGTTAGAATGGGCAATGAGTGAGATTCTTAGAAACCCTAGCGTGGCCAAGAAAATGCAAGAGGAAATAGAATCAGTGGTCAGCAGAGAGAGGGATGTAAGTGAGCGTGACATAGGAAGCATGGAGTACGTGCAGTGTGTGGTCAAGGAGACGCTGAGGTTATATCCGGCGTTACCCTTGCTTCTTCCGCACGAATCCACACAAGATTGTGCAGTTGGGGGATACTTCATTCCTCAGAGAACCAGGCTCATCGTCAATGCTTGGGATATCGGAAGAGACCCATCCTTGTGGGAAGATCCTCTGGAATTCAAGCCAGAGAGATTTATGGGTAAAAATGTTGATGTTGTGAGAGACAAAGAGTATTTTGATATGTTGCCATTTGGAACAGGAAGGAGAGGATGTCCAGGGGCAGCCATGGCTGATGTAACCGTGAATCTTGTATTGGCTAAGCTGATTCATTGCTTTGAGTGGAGCGTGGAAGGAGATCTGGATATGACGGAAGTCTTTGAAGCCAGCACGCCCAGGAGTGTTCACCTTCTGGCTCGTCCATCCTTAAGGCTATCTACCTGCCCTTGA